The Plasmodium sp. gorilla clade G2 genome assembly, chromosome: 6 genome has a segment encoding these proteins:
- a CDS encoding erythrocyte membrane protein 1, PfEMP1, putative, producing MGNAESNAKSSLLKNFTYMIDEENVFGTPQQAKLMYFDYLNFLLYEIEHEAWKWEIYKDYVTKSGGGSTLTDEESFCGWKQIQKKIFDKLDEQIKPSNQKKYKWEDHALPLINIKENSVLISEKCDKIAVKVKDNIQELNNNNHGSQTISSRSKCENLNTAPNLHIPLRRRALLLEGMYQYLNEINTEITKNKNVQQALKDVNVVKTKTNIAVGLTKDMIEGLSNTISEIIHKKHNNDHTAFCKEWERTMEDYHTLLQGIDIVEENETKGIQCVIKQIETKLGGKAKFQTEWSSHFKTIVKGLQTKNFQDSKTGKPCEISHEDKTQCVRFFEEWAEEFCELKKQLGKLIIKECKTQSTRTKQSSNNCRNVCNIYKTFMTESEPYFTKYVSTCIDQKFGGGEKEDELKRRFSKAAMDYMKDCCTDHGHCSSKELFNVQEDKSNIRYKCLCDDGEYKKDSWKDTNKSCSKIQDPVSISGTHVGARQLSTSSQSASAACGGNKRDATSVTSIATFFQWEEKNEATKQGKAGHVNEGELKAQLKDAKFKKGSGNDVGNDACNLNKEKHTNDSRTYDSKADGSDDNKHSGPCTGKGNNQNRFEIGKQWEPRNNNEVKDEHQKVLFPPRRLDMCTSNLENLDTEYDGFKGDKAKHSLLGDVMLAAKEEGAKIIELYKDKKDNQSICRAMKYSFADIGDIIRGRDIWTENREMKELENKLKKVFSKIQQNRQITGIYKDGDPYTEMRNDWWALNRDKVWDAMKCAKSGGNNICDGTTPHDDYIPQKLRWLSEWVEWYCKRQSQLYGELKQACTGCSGISSGGSCKDCQTCKAACSKYRTFVNYWETQWKQMEEKYKDLYAKAQNDKSNDENEKYLYQFLKQLQTQNKTNTTYESAAGYVQQVLPNTGCEKQNEFCDSTKTNYAFEQTPKDYATECGCSDQPAPPKPPAPTPTCTGNKVIDTANEVQRTASQDSKSRDTQNKLKGNIENATFKDGSSVQNLKDNICGLDKTEHTNDVREKEKRTDGPCEGKGTGNNQDRFVIGKEWKTNKDANDKHNDVLFPPRRLDMCTSNLENLSRKDSTPDFINRSGASVNDSFLADVLLAAKYEGEFISYKLYNDTSRICNAMKSSFADLGDIIRGRDIWSKNSDMEKLETNLKEIFKKIKEIDGIKGIYDKDDQSIPPYKNLRNDWWEANRKEIWKAMTCSAPSDADLSIPTTDPSIRKWQGPKCGHDDQDFVPVDDYIPQKLRWMTEWSENYCRQLTADYRPMKGFCKLCKIYREKKQQTDSEAENTACKWCAGLCGIYTGHVNDWKTFWDTQKEQYNKLYKKANGSRSSSDEIEKKHEEFLEKLQKPNSCPSSNNSNCEKPEDFIDLMGGYKYCKDTSQTKFKDSEESDDAHVLKDKPKDYKGECEWKPRVITTPPPTPSLPKQPCDIVKTMIGNNDGTSTIDNCNPKNKDKKWDCTDKSVDIKNHDGACMPPRRQTLCIHNLKELSTTSNEEELREAFIKCAAKETLFLWHYFINHGGGKNSRLLLEKHLKDGTIPFVFKRQMIYTFGDFKDLCLDKDIGNKTTKGIVNDVGIAIDNIKNILKSDDVRKNWWKQNGPHIWKGMLCGLSYAIKEKRTQIDVQNKLTDNYKYESNKLNSKIDNYVLYADSTPQFLRWFTEWSEDFCIEQSKKYGELYKACVKCEVTSSGTTATCDTKGDCKDCKEHCPEYTKFINEWKKDYNKQKEKFNNDKKDKYDDVSFVDKKKSAHENLNNALDTLGKYNSCMEDTSTTSTDIPASLDETPDKFKDECVCTGPPKHVSPKCTNNKILYEANMKQYEAKKQLRINSDLVGDIKKAKFRTGKTGSELNGEICSITKEYTNDVREEKLRKGGPCTGKGTSQTDQRFIIGDKWQPGGTDMRKGHTDVLLPPRRKHMCTSNLENLGAKSGEPDFIRTTSGASVNDSFLGDVLLAAKYEGDDIVEKYLSKGDKSGICNAMKYSFADLGDIIRGRDLWSREQGNTDLQTYLTQIFKKIHEQNGNNKYPGEDQTQPPYTKLREHWWEANRKEIWRAMTCSAPETANLFIPTPSGNEKKWERYKCGRESYVPPDDYIPQRLRWMTEWSESYCKQLEKNYWPLTFSCSVCRSLKNSKKQENSEAKNAACKMCSGMCGVYKDHATGWKGQWNDQEKKYQELYKQTNSGSDPIKKEHEDFLQKVKDPNSNAHCATKDPNDYNNLATYVSSMGGGTYCNDTTQIKFEEKSGSQDQYVFKEHPKNYIDECKHDKTTPPKAPDNTPRGPDPCEIVKPLLENKTENDRIAQCGKKNSTNTWNCTDKIDSQYRNGACMPPRRQSLCIHNLTQLDPTKHTKEDLRKALIECSAIETFFSWHHYKSKNGGTNFDEHLKKGNIPPDLLRSMFFTYGDYRDLCLGNDKNSDVKGATDKITAVLEKNGQSGTEQRESWWETNGLDIWKGMLCGLSHAINNKGKQIDVQNTLTTKEEYKYDPNNLTSGIAKYILYTHTTPQFLRWFTEWADQFCLEQSKQFVQLYNKCQKCNVKGGSKTCDNETECKECKQQCGIYTEFIEQWKNNYTTQKEKFDKEKDKEPYKYAPFVETNTPAYQYIDQQLELFDLHGNCMKEISKTQQGNDMPQSLDTYPPGDYDKKCTCQEDKQASSSTSPAGKDGAAGPDGGPGRSLNNNNNNPAGGTTHQNSGEPPNPMPNQNPDSGKTQAKCEIETYIKQNDETKRQKSGGGCNEKNFDSKPWDCGGTTYSVVSGNGECMSPRRQSLCIHYLQNDINGNKGKEELKEALLKSVSLETHLLWEKYKKDKDKQNLTLKPENELKGGKIPADFLRTMFYTYGDFKDLITGNDLGIHTGNSDIETKVKQILKNPSGSSPPATTERESWWNDVAKDVWDAMVCSLTHNISGIDPKTLQKTLKSAYSYSTVTFGPTGGTSLHHFVARPQFLRWMVEWGEDFCAERQKLENQVGKECKGGNVCNNPKHTCNLACEKYKNYADKKKKEFKGQTDKFVKNASETDAHEEYSGYGYEYGKGSKQGNDYLNDKCGNDTCSCMERGVIGDKPKDKPFGIYAHEYFDKCNCLGGTYVPAPLPPASMRPPEATKPVATKPEVPRPQADQEQKTSSQTPAHGGSGHQPVQPQGPPSKQPASPNSSPGRSGPGTTPSPSQPNQTTQPTSQGRGKAHGTPVTIITTKTTDDGSKVTTSVSFQPDTPQTSTSSHNGQPIDPAAAPASQPAATAPNSSNWWDIIKDAVTTTTTLAAGAGALGTKKAIDATANWGIPIAEKAAESGIKVANAVIPIAKEAAPIFKEKIMEVISPPPAASTNSLDPNSIGSINSGSINSGSINSGSSGTGSTGNQNPGSPRSGSTSHSQNSAVAPRGPGAGPASSNPKSGEPVTPNIITTSVLSTTIPWSIGFAFVAIAYLWLKKKPKSSPVDLLRVIDIPQNDYGIPDKTSSNRYIPYGRYKGKTYIYVEGEETDDYIRDISSSDLTSSESEYEEVGINDIYPYKSPKYKTLIEIILKPSSKKTYDDTHMYHIEDTRDIPSDILYTHYHIPTNVLTDEEWNELKKDFISNMLHTNQYDAYENLRRNITNTQSDIVDNIMLERPFITSIQDRVLHGDRDIVTYNIDWNITENINRTTNTTDVPKYLSSNDQYSGIDLINDSLNSDQHVDIYDELLKRKENELFGTHHKKHTTSTYSVAKQTYSDPISNKIDLFHK from the exons ATGGGAAATGCCGAATCGAATGCAAAAAGCAGCCTTCTAAAAAATTTTACGTACATGatagatgaagaaaatgtaTTTGGAACCCCCCAGCAAGCCAAATTAAtgtattttgattatttgaattttttacTATATGAAATCGAGCATGAAGCATGGAAAtgggaaatatataaagattatGTCACTAAAAGTGGAGGAGGTAGTACTCTTACAGATGAAGAATCATTTTGTGGATGGAaacaaatacaaaaaaaaatatttgataaattggatgaacaaataaaaccTTCAAatcaaaagaaatataagtGGGAAGATCATGCATTACcactaataaatattaaagaaaactCAGTATTGATCTCAGAAAAATGTGATAAAATAGCAGTTAAGGTTAAAGATAATATACAGGAattaaacaataataatcatGGTAGCCAAACTATAAGTTCACGTAGTAAGTGTGAAAATTTAAATACTGCACCAAATTTACATATTCCTCTACGTAGAAGAGCACTATTACTCGAAGGAATGTATCAATACCTTAATGAAATTAACACAGAAATTACGAAGAACAAAAATGTACAACAAGCATTGAAGGATGTCAATGTCgttaaaacaaaaacaaatatagCTGTAGGTCTGACAAAAGATATGATTGAGGGTTTAAGTAACACGATAAGCGAGATTATACAcaaaaaacataataatgatCATACTGCATTTTGTAAAGAATGGGAACGTACTATGGAAGATTACCATACATTATTACAAGGTATAGATATAgttgaagaaaatgaaactAAAGGAATTCAATGtgtaataaaacaaattgaAACAAAGTTGGGAGGAAAAGCCAAATTTCAAACAGAATGGAGTTCTCATTTTAAAACTATTGTAAAAGGTTTGCAAACAAAAAATTTCCAAGACTCCAAAACAGGAAAACCTTGTGAAATATCTCATGAAGATAAAACCCAATGTGTACGTTTTTTTGAAGAATGGGCAGAAGAATTTtgtgaattaaaaaaacaattagGGAAATTAATCATAAAAGAATGTAAGACACAAAGCACTAGAACGAAACAAAGTAGTAATAATTGTAGAAatgtatgtaatatatataaaacctTTATGACAGAAAGTGAGCcttattttacaaaatatgtTTCTACATGTATTGATCAAAAATTTGGAGGCGGAGAAAAGGAGGATGAACTAAAAAGACGTTTTTCTAAAGCTGCTATGGATTATATGAAAGATTGTTGTACTGATCATGGTCATTGTAGTAGcaaagaattatttaatgTTCAAGAAGATAAAAGTAATATTAGATATAAATGTTTATGTGACGATGGggaatataaaaaggatTCATGGAAAGATACAAATAAGAGTTGTTCAAAAATCCAGGATCCAGTCAGTATATCTGGAACACATGTGGGAGCACGTCAACTTAGTACTTCCTCACAAAGTGCTAGTGCCGCGTGTGGAGGAAATAAACGTGATGCTACGTCCGTGACTAGTATAGCGACCTTTTTTCAATGGGAGGAAAAGAATGAAGCAACTAAGCAGGGTAAAGCTGGTCATGTTAATGAGGGGGAGTTGAAAGCACAATTAAAGGATGCAAAATTTAAAAAGGGTAGTGGAAATGATGTGGGTAACGATGCTTGCAAtcttaataaagaaaaacataCCAACGATAGTCGTACATATGATTCTAAGGCTGATGgtagtgatgataataaacataGCGGTCCATGTACAGGTAAAGGAAATAATCAAAACAGATTTGAAATAGGAAAACAATGGGAACCACGGAATAACAATGAAGTAAAAGATGAGCACCAAAAAGTATTATTTCCTCCTAGAAGACTAGATATGTGCACTTCCAATTTAGAAAATTTGGACACGGAATATGATGGATTTAAAGGTGATAAAGCGAAGCATTCATTATTAGGAGATGTAATGTTAGCAGCAAAAGAAGAAGGTGCCAAAATAATAGAACtgtataaagataaaaaagacAATCAAAGTATTTGTAGAGCAATGAAATATAGTTTTGCTGATATAGGAGACATTATAAGGGGTAGAGATATATGGACTGAAAACCGTGAAATGAAAGAGCTGGAAAATAAGTTGAAAAAAGTATTTAGTAAAATTCAACAAAATCGTCAAATCACAGGTATTTATAAAGATGGTGATCCATATACAGAAATGCGTAACGATTGGTGGGCATTAAATAGAGATAAAGTCTGGGATGCCATGAAATGTGCAAAAAGCGGCGGCAACAATATATGTGATGGTACCACCCCACATGACGACTACATACCTCAGAAATTACGATGGTTAAGCGAATGGGTCGAGTGGTATTGCAAGAGACAGTCACAATTATATGGGGAGTTGAAACAGGCATGTACAGGTTGTAGTGGTATTAGTAGTGGTGGATCATGTAAAGATTGTCAAACGTGCAAAGCAGCATGTAGTAAATATCGAACATTTGTTAATTATTGGGAAACTCAATGGAAACAAATGGAAGAAAAATACAAAGATTTATACGCAAAAGCacaaaatgataaaagtaatgatgaaaatgaaaaatatctATACCAATTTTTAAAACAATTACAAACACAAAATAAGACAAATACCACTTATGAAAGTGCTGCAGGATATGTGCAGCAAGTACTACCAAATACAGGTTGTGAGAAACAAAACGAATTCTGCGATAGTACTAAAACCAATTATGCTTTTGAGCAGACACCAAAAGATTATGCTACAGAGTGTGGTTGTAGTGATCAGCCGGCACCACCAAAACCTCCGGCACCCACACCTACATGTACAGGAAATAAAGTAATTGATACGGCAAACGAGGTACAAAGAACAGCATCCCAGGATTCAAAAAGTCGTGATACTCAGAATAAATTGAAAGGAAATATAGAGAACGCGACATTTAAAGATGGTAGTAGTGTACAAAATCTGAAAGATAATATTTGTGGCCTTGACAAAACCGAACATACGAATGATGTTcgtgaaaaagaaaagagaACTGATGGTCCATGTGAAGGAAAAGGAACAGGAAATAATCAAGACAGGTTCGTTATAGGAAAGGAATGGAAAACGAATAAAGATGCTAATGATAAACACAATGATGTTCTATTTCCTCCAAGAAGACTAGATATGTGCACTTCAAACTTAGAAAATTTATCTAGAAAAGATAGTACTCCTGATTTTATAAATCGATCAGGTGCTAGTGTTAATGATTCTTTTCTTGCTGATGTTTTGTTAGCAGCAAAATACGAAGGAGAGTTCATATCATATAAACTTTATAATGATACCTCCCGTATATGTAATGCTATGAAATCTAGTTTTGCAGATTTGGGAGATATAATACGAGGAAGAGATATATGGAGTAAGAACTCTGACATGGAAAAGCTAGAAACTAATttgaaagaaatatttaaaaaaatcaaaGAAATTGATGGTATCAAGGGCATATATGATAAGGATGACCAAAGCATTCCcccatataaaaatttacgTAACGATTGGTGGGAAGCGAACAGAAAAGAAATCTGGAAAGCTATGACCTGTAGTGCTCCATCAGATGCTGATTTATCCATTCCTACAACGGATCCTAGTATACGTAAATGGCAAGGTCCTAAATGCGGACATGATGACCAAGATTTTGTACCTGTAGATGATTATATCCCTCAAAAATTACGATGGATGACGGAATGGAGCGAAAACTATTGTAGACAGCTCACGGCTGATTATAGACCGATGAAGGGCTTTTGTAAGTTATGCAAAATATatagagaaaaaaaacaacaaacTGACAGTGAAGCAGAAAACACAGCGTGTAAATGGTGTGCAGGACTGTGCGGAATATATACTGGACACGTTAATGATTGGAAAACGTTTTGGGATACACAAAAAGAACAGTACAACAAATTATACAAAAAGGCAAATGGTAGTAGAAGTAGTAGTGACGAAATTGAGAAAAAACATGAAGAATTTTTagaaaaattacaaaaaccAAATAGTTGCCCCAGTAGCAATAATAGCAATTGTGAAAAGCCTGAAGATTTTATAGATTTGATGGGAGGATATAAATATTGCAAAGATACGTCACAGACTAAATTTAAGGACAGTGAGGAAAGTGACGATGCTCATGTACTTAAAGATAAACCAAAAGATTATAAAGGGGAATGCGAATGGAAACCGAGAGTTATCACAACGCCACCCCCAACACCTTCATTACCAAAACAACCGTGCGATATAGTTAAAACAATGATAGGAAATAATGATGGAACGAGTACAATAGATAATTGTAAtccaaaaaataaagataagaAATGGGATTGCACCGATAAAAGcgttgatataaaaaatcatGATGGAGCATGTATGCCCCCAAGAAGACAAACCCTATGCAtacataatttaaaagaattatcGACAACttcaaatgaagaagaattgAGAGAAGCTTTTATCAAATGTGCTGCAAAGGAAACGCTTTTTTTATGGCACTATTTTATAAATCACGGTGGGGGAAAAAACAGTCGTCTCTTGCTCGAAAAACACTTGAAAGATGGAACTATTCCTTTTGTTTTTAAACGTCAAATGATCTACACCTTTGGAGATTTCAAAGATTTATGTTTAGATAAAGATATAGGTAATAAAACTACTAAAGGGATTGTGAACGATGTCGGTATAGcaatagataatataaaaaatattcttaaaaGTGACGACGTACGTAAAAATTGGTGGAAACAAAACGGTCCACATATTTGGAAAGGAATGTTATGTGGGTTATCATATGCTATCAAGGAAAAGAGAACACAAATCGACGTGCAGAACAAACTTACAGATAACTACAAATATGAatctaataaattaaattctAAAATAGATAATTATGTCCTCTATGCTGATTCAACTCCTCAATTTTTACGCTGGTTCACAGAATGGAGTGAAGACTTTTGCATAGAACAATCTAAAAAGTATGGAGAATTGTATAAAGCGTGTGTGAAATGTGAGGTTACTAGTAGTGGTACAACAGCAACATGTGATACAAAGGGTGATTGTAAGGATTGCAAAGAACATTGTCCAGAATAcacaaaatttattaatgaGTGGAAGAAGgattataataaacaaaaggAAAAATTCAATAACGATAAAAAGGACAAATATGATGATGTTTCTTTTGtagataagaaaaaaagtgCTCacgaaaatttaaataacgCATTGGACACCCTTGGTAAATATAATAGTTGTATGGAAGATACATCTACGACGAGTACGGATATACCTGCATCCTTGGATGAAACTCCTGATAAATTTAAAGATGAGTGTGTGTGCACTGGCCCACCAAAACATGTATCCCCAAAATGCACGAATAATAAAATTCTCTATGAGGCAAACATGAAACAGTATGAGGCGAAAAAACAATTGCGTATTAATAGTGATTTGGTAggggatataaaaaaagcaAAATTTAGAACAGGTAAGACCGGAAGTGAACTGAATGGAGAAATTTGTAGTATAACCAAGGAATATACCAATGATGTTCGAGAAGAAAAGTTACGTAAAGGTGGCCCCTGTACAGGAAAAGGAACAAGCCAAACAGACCAAAGGTTTATTATTGGAGATAAATGGCAACCTGGTGGCACGGATATGCGTAAAGGTCACACTGATGTATTGTTACCCCCACGACGTAAACATATGTGCACATCAAATTTAGAGAATTTGGGCGCAAAAAGTGGTGAACCTGATTTTATACGTACGACAAGTGGTGCTAGTGTTAATGACTCGTTTCTTGGTGACGTGTTGTTGGCCGCAAAATATGAAGGAGACGATATAGTAGAAAAATATCTAAGTAAAGGTGATAAGTCAGGTATATGTAATGCTATGAAGTACAGTTTTGCGGACCTTGGAGATATAATTAGGGGTAGGGATCTATGGAGTCGAGAACAGGGTAACACAGATTTACAAACATACTTAACACAGATATTTAAAAAGATTCATGAACAAAATGGAAACAATAAATATCCTGGTGAAGACCAAACGCAACCCCCATATACCAAACTTAGAGAACACTGGTGGGAAGCAAACAGAAAAGAGATATGGCGCGCCATGACGTGCTCGGCACCAGAAACAGCCAATCTGTTTATTCCTACACCTAGTGGTAATGAAAAAAAGTGGGAACGATATAAATGTGGGCGCGAGTCGTATGTTCCTCCAGACGATTATATCCCACAACGGTTACGATGGATGACCGAATGGTCCGAAAGTTACTGCAAACAGTTGGAAAAAAACTATTGGCCACTAACATTTTCATGTAGTGTGTGCAGAAGTCTTAAAAACTcaaaaaaacaagaaaacAGTGAAGCAAAGAACGCAGCATGTAAAATGTGTTCAGGTATGTGCGGAGTATATAAAGATCATGCTACAGGATGGAAAGGTCAATGGAACgatcaagaaaaaaaataccaAGAATTAtacaaacaaacaaatagTGGTAGTGACCcaattaaaaaagaacatGAAGATTTTCTACAAAAAGTAAAGGATCCAAATAGTAATGCCCATTGCGCCACTAAGGATCCAAACGATTATAATAACCTGGCCACCTATGTGTCGTCCATGGGAGGAGGAACTTATTGTAATGATACGACACAGATTAAATTTGAAGAGAAAAGTGGTAGTCAGGACCAATATGTATTTAAGGAACATCCGAAGAACTATATAGATGAATGTAAACACGATAAGACGACACCACCAAAGGCACCAGATAATACACCAAGGGGACCGGATCCGTGCGAAATAGTTAAACCACTACTTGAGAATAAGACTGAGAACGATAGAATAGCTCAgtgtggaaaaaaaaattcaacgAACACATGGAATTGTACTGATAAGATTGATTCACAATATCGTAATGGAGCATGTATGCCCCCTAGGAGACAATCGTTATGCATACATAATTTAACACAACTTGATCCTACAAAACATACAAAAGAAGATTTAAGAAAAGCACTCATCGAATGTTCTGCAATAGAAACATTTTTCTCATGGCATCattataaaagtaaaaatggAGGTACAAATTTCGATGagcatttaaaaaaaggaaatatccCTCCCGACTTATTACGCTCCATGTTCTTTACATATGGAGATTATAGGGATTTGTGCTTaggaaatgataaaaatagtgATGTGAAAGGTGCAACAGATAAAATAACTGCAGTTTTGGAAAAAAATGGCCAATCTGGCACAGAACAACGTGAATCTTGGTGGGAAACAAACGGTCTAGATATTTGGAAAGGAATGTTATGCGGTCTATCACATGCTATCAATAACAAAGGCAAGCAAATCGACGTGCAGAACACACTTACCACAAAAGAAGAATACAAATACGATCCTAACAATTTAACTTCAGGAATAGCAAAGTATATCCTTTATACTCATACGACTCCTCAGTTTTTAAGATGGTTTACTGAATGGGCTGACCAATTTTGTCTGGAACAATCGAAACAGTTCGTGCAGTTGTATAATAAATGTCAGAAATGTAATGTCAAGGGTGGTAGTAAAACATGTGACAATGAGACTGAATGTAAAGAGTGCAAACAACAATGTGGAATATATACAGAATTTATTGAACAGtggaaaaataattatactacacaaaaagaaaaatttgataaagaaaaagacaAAGAGCCATATAAGTATGCTCCTTTTGTCGAAACGAACACCCCTGCATATCAATATATAGATCAACAACTGGAACTTTTTGATCTACATGGTAACTGTATGAAAGAAATATCGAAGACACAACAGGGTAATGATATGCCACAATCGTTAGATACATACCCCCCAGGGGATTACGACAAGAAATGTACGTGCCAGGAAGATAAACAGGCATCTAGTAGTACTTCCCCTGCTGGTAAAGATGGAGCTGCTGGTCCTGATGGTGGACCTGGTCGTAgtcttaataataataacaataatccTGCTGGTGGTACTACCCACCAAAATAGTGGTGAACCACCGAATCCTATGCCAAACCAGAATCCAGATAGTGGTAAGACACAGGCCAAGTGTGAAAtagaaacatatataaaacaaaatgatgaGACAAAAAGACAAAAGAGCGGTGGTGGTtgcaatgaaaaaaattttgaCTCGAAACCTTGGGATTGCGGTGGAACAACTTACAGTGTAGTGTCAGGAAATGGTGAATGTATGTCTCCTAGACGTCAATCGTTATGTATACattatttacaaaatgaTATTAACGGAAATAAGGGAAAAGAAGAGTTGAAAGAAGCATTGTTAAAATCTGTATCACTTGAGACACATTTGTTATGggaaaaatacaaaaaagataaagataAACAAAATCTAACCCTCAAACCAGAGAATGAATTAAAAGGTGGAAAAATTCCTGCTGATTTTTTACGAACTATGTTCTATACATATGGGGATTTCAAAGATTTGATAACAGGAAATGATTTAGGTATTCATACAGGTAATAGCGATATAGAGACAAAAGTAAaacaaattttaaaaaatccaAGTGGATCATCACCCCCTGCAACCACAGAGCGTGAATCCTGGTGGAATGATGTCGCCAAAGATGTTTGGGACGCGATGGTCTGTAGTCTGACACACAATATAAGTGGTATAGACCCCAAAACGTTACAAAAAACACTAAAAAGTGCCTACTCCTATAGTACCGTGACTTTTGGTCCCACTGGCGGCACGTCGTTACACCACTTTGTGGCACGGCCACAATTTTTGCGCTGGATGGTCGAGTGGGGGGAAGATTTTTGCGCCGAACGACAAAAATTAGAAAATCAGGTAGGAAAGGAATGTAAGGGAGGAAATGTTTGTAATAATCCGAAACATACTTGCAATCTTGCatgtgaaaaatataaaaattatgctgataaaaaaaaaaaagaatttaagGGACAAACTGacaaatttgttaaaaatGCAAGCGAGACAGATGCACATGAAGAATACAGTGGATATGGTTATGAATACGGAAAAGGATCCAAACAAGGGAATGATTATTTGAATGATAAATGTGGAAATGATACATGTTCATGTATGGAAAGAGGTGTTATTGGAGACAAACCAAAAGATAAACCTTTTGGAATATATGCACATGAATATTTTGATAAATGTAATTGTCTTGGTGGAACATACGTACCTGCACCCCTACCTCCTGCGTCTATGCGTCCTCCGGAAGCGACAAAACCTGTGGCAACTAAACCGGAGGTTCCGCGACCACAGGCAGATCAGGAACAAAAAACTTCATCACAGACACCAGCACATGGTGGATCTGGACACCAACCGGTACAACCGCAAGGTCCGCCGTCGAAACAACCTGCATCACCAAATTCGTCACCAGGGAGATCGGGACCTGGGACTACACCATCACCATCACAACCGAATCAGACTACACAACCAACGTCACAAGGAAGGGGTAAAGCTCATGGTACTCCTGTTACAATCATTACTACTAAAACTACAGACGATGGATCAAAAGTTACAACTTCAGTTTCATTTCAGCCTGACACGCCTCAAACAAGTACCTCCTCGCATAATGGTCAACCCATTGATCCTGCTGCTGCTCCCGCTAGTCAACCTGCTGCTACAGCTCCTAATTCTAGTAATTGGTgggatataataaaagatgcTGTTACAACAACTACAACTCTTGCGGCAGGAGCGGGAGCTCTTGGAACAAAAAAAGCTATTGATGCTACTGCAAATTGGGGAATACCAATTGCAGAAAAAGCTGCAGAAAGTGGAATAAAAGTTGCAAATGCTGTAATACCAATTGCAAAAGAAGCTGCACCAATTttcaaagaaaaaataatggaGGTAATTAGTCCCCCTCCTGCTGCTAGTACAAATAGTCTTGATCCTAACTCTATTGGTAGTATTAATAGTGGTAGTATTAATAGTGGTAGTATTAATAGTGGTAGTTCTGGCACTGGTTCTACTGGGAATCAAAATCCTGGTTCACCAAGATCTGGATCAACGTCACATTCACAGAATAGCGCGGTGGCACCACGGGGACCTGGAGCAGGACCAGCATCATCAAACCCAAAAAGTGGAGAACCCGTAACCCCCAACATAATCACAACAAGTGTGTTATCTACGACCATTCCATGGTCTATAGGTTTTGCGTTTGTGGCGATAGCATATTTATGGTTGAAG aAAAAACCCAAATCTTCTCCTGTGGATTTGTTACGTGTTATTGATATACCCCAAAACGATTATGGCATACCTGATAAAACATCTTCTAATAGGTATATACCATATGGTAGATATAAAGGCAAAACGTACATATACGTGGAAGGAGAAGAAACGGACGATTATATTCGTGATATATCTTCTTCTGACCTAACTTCGTCAGAAAGTGAGTATGAAGAAGTGGGTATCAAtgatatatatccatataaatcacctaaatataaaactttGATCGAAATCATACTAAAACCTAGCAGCAAAAAAACATATGATGATACACATATGTATCATATAGAGGATACTAGGGATATACCTAGTGATATACTATATACACATTACCATATACCCACCAATGTACTTACAGATGAGGAATGGAATGAATTAAAGAAGGATTTTATATCTAACATGTTACATACTAATCAATACGATGCATATGAAAATCTACGTCGAAACATTACAAATACACAATCTGATATTGTGGATAATATTATGCTAGAACGACCTTTTATTACATCTATTCAAGATAGAGTTTTACATGGTGATAGAGATATTGTTACTTATAATATTGATTGGAATATTactgaaaatattaataggACTACTAATACTACAGATGTTCCAAAATATCTTTCATCAAATGATCAATATTCTGGTATAGATTTAATTAATGATTCGTTAAATAGTGATCAACATGTTGATATTTATGATGAATTattgaaaagaaaagaaaacgaATTATTTGGGACACATCATAAGAAACATACAACAAGTACATATAGTGTTGCCAAACAAACATACAGTGATCCTATAAGTAATAAAATTGATCTGTTTCATAAATAG